The genomic interval AGTCCGATCGCCAGCCCCAGACTGCCCCCATCGACCCAGCGCGCCACGACTAAAACCATACCCATAAGCCATAGTCCTGGCAATTGGGGCAATGCTTCCTTCCCCTCCCAGACCAGGTGAAGTAGGGCAAATATTAAACTTGAACTAAGAGCAGCAATCCAGGGATGGAAGGCTTGCTGGAGCTGGTTCAGCAGAAAGCCCCGAAATACCAGTTCCTCGATGATACTGACCAAAAGCCCTACAACCAGTAAAGGCAACAAAAAGCGGATAATCTGACGCCAGTTTTCCCATTGCCAGTCGAGCCAGTCGAGCCAGCTTTCAATCCCAAACAGGAACACTAAACCCCCGAGTCCCAATCCCAACCCGATCGCCAACGAAACCAGAAATGAAGACTCCCAGGTTATTCCATAGTCCGAAAATGGGAGATTGTCGATTTGGGCTGCTCCCCACAAAACCAGCGGGGCAAGGACATAAAGGGATAGAACCAGGGGAAGTTTTTGCTCTGTTTGGAGCGGCTTGGGAGGATGCCATTGGAGGGCAATTGCAAGGGGAATTGCGATCGGCAACCAAATGATTATCCAGGCAAGGAAAAAAGCTGCTATTTTTACCGCCACCGAACTTTCAGCTAGAAATGCTAAAGGATTTGGCATGATTTAAGCTAAAGAAACTGCTTTTCTTCAGAACTTGCCAGGAATAAGTTTTAGCATTTAGCAAGAGCTGACCAACCGCTATTGTTAACTTTCTTGGATGAAGGACTTAAAGATGGGAACCGTTGCTATCACTCTTGCCGCCATCCAACTGAATCAGATGAATATGCTTGTAGCCAAGCTTAATTTCAAACTCATCTCCTGGCTTTAATCCCATTGCCTGGGTATAGGCAGCACCAATCACAATTTGCCCATTTTTATGCACACTAACCCGATAGGTTGGTTCGCGCCCACGACCGTCTTTTGACCCTTCCGGGCTAAGTGGAATGCCCCGCGCAGCTAATACCGCATCATAAAAATCTGTCAGGTTAACTCGGGTCTGGTTGTTTTTTGTGACCGTGTAGTAACCACAGCGCTTTGCTGTTTCCCGTCTGGGCAAGTGGGAAAGTTCCTTAACTTTTTGAAGAAGCGCTTTTCCAGTCAGTGGAGCCGTTGCGTTTTCAGCCATCTCTATATCCTGAGACTATTTATTCTGAGAAAATCGGGCTGATATCTCAGCATTATAAAAATATATCCTCAAATCTCTCTCTTTTGGCAATAATTTTTTTCAGCAGTTTCTCCATCAATACTTTATATTTATACTTCTGATTTTCTGTCGAAACATAGGAATTCCTAGGGATTCCTAAAGCAGTCAGGCACAACTATAGCGATCCTATCTAGATTGTGAAAGGGCTTTCCCGGAGGGAAAGACTTTCACAACTCTCCTTTTTCACCAATGATTCAAGACTGCTATAGATATTTAGAATTCAGTCGTCAGAATCCAGGAGGCAGAAGGAATTGATAGTTTTGGATTATATCTATCCTTCTAATCTCGCTTAGACTAGAAATATCCGATCAAGCACTGTTTTAAAATGCAAGTCCTTTTTAGAGTAATTAGGCAGGATCAACAGAATCCTCCAAAACTCCAAACCTATGCATTGGAGGTAGATCCAAGCAGCACAATTTTAGATTGTTTGAATCAGATTAAGTGGCAACAAGAT from Kovacikia minuta CCNUW1 carries:
- a CDS encoding CPBP family intramembrane glutamic endopeptidase, with the protein product MPNPLAFLAESSVAVKIAAFFLAWIIIWLPIAIPLAIALQWHPPKPLQTEQKLPLVLSLYVLAPLVLWGAAQIDNLPFSDYGITWESSFLVSLAIGLGLGLGGLVFLFGIESWLDWLDWQWENWRQIIRFLLPLLVVGLLVSIIEELVFRGFLLNQLQQAFHPWIAALSSSLIFALLHLVWEGKEALPQLPGLWLMGMVLVVARWVDGGSLGLAIGLHAGWIWGMASLDSAQLIHYKPHSPDWMIGRSGKPLAGGMSLLMLLATALALWNL
- a CDS encoding AbrB family transcriptional regulator, with translation MAENATAPLTGKALLQKVKELSHLPRRETAKRCGYYTVTKNNQTRVNLTDFYDAVLAARGIPLSPEGSKDGRGREPTYRVSVHKNGQIVIGAAYTQAMGLKPGDEFEIKLGYKHIHLIQLDGGKSDSNGSHL